One genomic region from Myxococcota bacterium encodes:
- a CDS encoding putative quinol monooxygenase, whose amino-acid sequence MILVLGSVVVQEGQMPAALEESRAHVARSRAEPGCLTHDVYQDPDDPRRLVFVEQWSDRAALAQHFQVPASREFVRALRALAAEPTSMSVFEAERISI is encoded by the coding sequence ATGATTCTGGTCTTGGGGAGTGTCGTGGTGCAGGAGGGGCAGATGCCCGCAGCGCTCGAGGAATCGCGGGCGCATGTGGCGCGCTCGAGAGCCGAGCCCGGCTGCCTCACCCATGATGTCTATCAGGACCCGGACGACCCGCGGCGACTCGTCTTCGTCGAGCAGTGGTCGGATCGAGCGGCGTTGGCACAACACTTCCAGGTGCCCGCGTCACGGGAGTTCGTGCGCGCCCTCCGCGCGCTGGCCGCCGAGCCGACCTCCATGTCCGTCTTCGAAGCGGAACGCATCTCGATCTGA
- a CDS encoding TauD/TfdA family dioxygenase: protein MQIHPVTAALGAVVENVDLYAPITEETRSRLRSALLEHLVLFFPEQHLDDEHQLALAACFGEPEVHPIRGALGDPSKLHDIVDGPDSPPDRDGWHTDVTYMEQPPSAAVLRCEVTPAYGGDTMWANMYLAYEKLSDRMKTYLEGLRGFHATDASFRAYIREHLPEEACAKIMTAVGNGVSHPLVRTHPETGRKALFVDRSFMTHIEGLGKDESRSMHEFLSSRANDISIQCRFRWSKGAVVVWDERATQHAGVADHAGSDRVLRRCTIAGERPQ from the coding sequence ATGCAGATCCACCCGGTCACGGCCGCGCTGGGCGCGGTCGTCGAGAACGTCGACCTCTACGCTCCCATCACCGAGGAGACGCGCTCGAGGCTGCGTAGCGCGTTGCTCGAACACCTCGTGCTCTTCTTCCCCGAGCAACATCTCGACGACGAGCACCAGCTCGCCCTGGCTGCGTGTTTCGGGGAGCCGGAGGTCCACCCGATCCGGGGGGCCCTCGGAGACCCCTCGAAACTCCATGACATCGTCGACGGTCCGGATTCTCCGCCGGATCGCGACGGATGGCATACGGATGTCACCTACATGGAGCAGCCGCCGTCGGCCGCGGTGCTGCGCTGCGAGGTCACGCCCGCGTACGGGGGTGACACCATGTGGGCGAACATGTATCTGGCGTACGAGAAACTGAGCGACCGCATGAAGACCTACCTCGAAGGCTTGCGCGGGTTCCACGCGACGGACGCGTCCTTCCGGGCCTACATCCGAGAGCACCTCCCGGAGGAGGCGTGCGCGAAGATCATGACGGCGGTGGGCAACGGCGTCTCGCACCCGCTCGTCCGCACCCACCCGGAAACGGGGCGCAAGGCCCTCTTCGTGGACCGCTCGTTCATGACCCACATCGAGGGCCTCGGGAAGGACGAGAGCCGTTCGATGCACGAATTCCTCTCGAGCCGCGCGAACGACATCAGCATCCAGTGCCGCTTTCGCTGGTCGAAGGGCGCTGTCGTCGTGTGGGACGAGCGAGCGACGCAACACGCGGGCGTCGCCGACCACGCGGGTTCGGATCGTGTGCTCCGCCGATGCACCATTGCTGGCGAGCGACCGCAGTGA
- a CDS encoding TIGR01777 family oxidoreductase, whose translation MSEEASGRKVVIAGGTGFLGLSLAHHLEALGYSVVLLSRTAPPSTVSFPHATWDGRSVGAWADTLEGATAVVNLAGRTVDCVKTPDHCDEILRSRVEATAVLGKALRERGETPPVWVQMSTAHIYGDPPEAVCDEGSAFGFGLAPTVGRAWEEEFARAVPSETRSVVLRTSFVLGRSAGALPRLATLARFGLGGKVGHGRQGFSWIHERDMNRLFQRAIEDAEMRGAYIATAPEPVGNAEFMHELRRAVGMPFGLPTAAWQVRLAAPLVMKTDPELALYGRFCVSKRLQEEGFAFEFPSLPGALADLFSRAS comes from the coding sequence GTGAGCGAAGAGGCGTCGGGACGCAAGGTCGTGATCGCCGGGGGCACGGGCTTCCTCGGGCTCAGCCTCGCCCACCACCTCGAGGCACTCGGTTACTCGGTCGTGCTGCTCTCTCGTACGGCGCCGCCGTCGACGGTGAGCTTTCCGCACGCCACGTGGGACGGTCGTTCGGTGGGCGCTTGGGCCGACACGCTGGAAGGCGCCACCGCGGTGGTGAACCTCGCAGGCCGGACGGTCGACTGCGTGAAGACGCCCGATCACTGCGACGAGATCCTGCGCTCGCGCGTCGAAGCGACGGCCGTGCTCGGGAAAGCGCTGCGCGAGCGCGGCGAGACGCCGCCGGTCTGGGTCCAGATGTCCACGGCCCACATCTACGGCGACCCGCCAGAAGCGGTCTGCGACGAAGGCTCGGCCTTTGGTTTCGGGCTCGCCCCGACGGTGGGGCGAGCCTGGGAAGAAGAGTTCGCGCGTGCCGTGCCGTCCGAGACCCGCTCGGTGGTGCTGCGCACGAGCTTCGTGCTGGGCCGAAGCGCGGGCGCGCTTCCGCGGCTGGCCACCCTCGCGCGGTTTGGACTCGGCGGAAAGGTCGGACACGGCCGCCAGGGCTTCAGCTGGATCCACGAGCGCGACATGAACCGACTCTTCCAGCGCGCCATCGAAGACGCGGAGATGCGAGGCGCCTACATCGCCACGGCCCCCGAGCCCGTGGGCAACGCGGAGTTCATGCACGAGCTGCGTCGCGCGGTCGGCATGCCCTTCGGTCTTCCCACCGCGGCTTGGCAAGTGCGCCTCGCCGCACCCCTCGTGATGAAGACCGACCCGGAGCTCGCGCTCTATGGTCGTTTCTGTGTGTCGAAGCGCTTGCAGGAGGAAGGCTTCGCCTTCGAGTTCCCGAGCCTGCCGGGTGCGCTCGCCGACTTGTTCTCGCGCGCCTCGTAG